From the Euzebya rosea genome, one window contains:
- a CDS encoding PLP-dependent aminotransferase family protein, giving the protein MAKVLVSQVDAVWLAERLHDWPDGSGPMYQRLAQAIERLVQAGEVQGGARLPAERLLSTELKVSRTTVAGAYELLADRRLVTRRHGSGTYIESVRTETPPPRESVLMRSLERNEIFDGLLDPPRELLDMRSAVIHDSPGLPQRAMDAMAADVAQASSLQGYVPAGLPALRAAIAARYTALGLPTEPGEVLVTSGAQQALALIAMLHVRPDDEVVTEALTHTGAIDLFIASGARLRTVPVGQQGADVDAIERVLAERPRLLYLIPSIHNPLGSVMPARERRRLASLLEEHPDLVVIADDTLADTYRDRRPPPPLGSYPGAHRVLHTGSLSKLIWGGLRVGWVRGPVPEIRRLARLKALTDLGSSIPSQLLAIRLMEEGEDFADERRAMITQRGRTLERALAHRLPSWSFDTPEGGLCLWIRLPGGSARDLTMRAARHGVALAAGSIQSPQGHFSDHLRIPYSHSELVLTRAVDRLAEAWEQHADPSPICELEDLRVVV; this is encoded by the coding sequence ATGGCGAAGGTCCTTGTGTCACAGGTGGATGCTGTCTGGCTGGCCGAACGGCTGCACGACTGGCCCGACGGCAGCGGGCCGATGTACCAGCGGCTCGCGCAGGCCATCGAACGCCTGGTGCAGGCCGGTGAGGTCCAGGGCGGGGCCCGCCTCCCCGCCGAACGGCTGCTGTCCACGGAGCTGAAGGTCTCGCGGACCACGGTCGCCGGCGCCTACGAGCTGCTTGCCGACCGCCGCCTCGTGACTCGTCGCCACGGCTCGGGCACCTACATCGAGAGCGTTCGCACCGAGACCCCGCCGCCTCGCGAGTCCGTCCTCATGCGCAGCCTCGAGCGCAACGAGATCTTCGACGGGCTGCTCGACCCACCGCGCGAGCTGCTCGACATGCGCTCCGCCGTGATCCACGACTCGCCGGGCCTGCCCCAACGTGCGATGGACGCCATGGCCGCCGACGTCGCCCAGGCGTCCAGCCTTCAGGGCTACGTGCCCGCAGGGCTCCCAGCCCTGCGTGCGGCCATCGCTGCCCGCTACACCGCCCTCGGCCTGCCGACCGAACCAGGCGAGGTGCTGGTCACCTCGGGGGCCCAGCAGGCCCTGGCCCTGATCGCCATGCTGCACGTCCGGCCCGACGACGAAGTCGTCACCGAGGCGCTGACCCACACCGGCGCCATCGACCTGTTCATCGCCTCCGGGGCGCGCCTGCGGACCGTTCCGGTCGGACAGCAGGGCGCCGATGTCGACGCGATCGAACGGGTCCTGGCCGAGCGCCCGCGCCTGCTGTACCTGATCCCCTCCATCCACAACCCGCTCGGGAGCGTCATGCCGGCCCGCGAGCGCCGCCGCCTGGCGTCCCTGCTGGAGGAACACCCCGACCTCGTCGTCATCGCCGACGACACGCTGGCCGACACCTACCGCGACCGCCGGCCACCGCCCCCGCTGGGCAGCTATCCCGGTGCCCACCGGGTCCTGCACACCGGGTCGCTGTCGAAGCTGATCTGGGGAGGCCTGCGGGTGGGATGGGTTCGCGGTCCGGTCCCCGAGATCCGCCGCCTGGCCCGACTCAAGGCGCTGACCGACCTCGGCTCCAGCATCCCCTCCCAGCTGCTGGCGATCCGCCTGATGGAGGAGGGCGAGGACTTCGCCGACGAACGCCGGGCCATGATCACCCAACGCGGACGCACGCTGGAACGTGCGCTGGCCCACCGGCTGCCGTCGTGGAGCTTCGACACCCCCGAGGGGGGCCTGTGCCTGTGGATCCGCCTCCCCGGCGGGTCGGCAAGGGACCTCACCATGCGGGCCGCTCGGCACGGAGTGGCCCTTGCAGCCGGCAGCATCCAGTCACCGCAGGGCCACTTCTCCGACCACCTGCGGATCCCCTACAGCCACTCCGAGCTGGTGCTCACCCGTGCGGTGGACCGCCTGGCCGAGGCATGGGAGCAGCATGCCGACCCCTCCCCGATCTGCGAGCTGGAGGACCTCCGCGTCGTCGTGTGA
- a CDS encoding GntR family transcriptional regulator — protein MRVCKMDVVDQIRALIVQRVYGPGDRLGEVELADRLGVSRTPVREALQRLAADGLVEIVPRRGARVVELTTDELEHVFELRARVEGMAARRAADSITEDELDHLEALAEQIALFALPGPSQDLDAVYELNARFHQGLAVATRSSTVAATIDGLFHTVAVLRTLSGFDEAAVRRSVAHHLEIVAALRARDGAWAESVMRSHLLNARASVLGPRTTTPAPDRSHTIP, from the coding sequence TTGCGTGTATGCAAGATGGATGTCGTCGACCAGATACGCGCCCTGATCGTCCAGCGGGTCTACGGGCCGGGCGACCGGCTGGGAGAGGTCGAGCTCGCCGACCGGCTCGGGGTGTCCCGCACGCCGGTTCGGGAGGCCTTGCAGCGACTCGCCGCCGACGGCCTGGTGGAGATCGTCCCACGACGAGGTGCCCGTGTCGTGGAGCTGACCACCGACGAGCTGGAGCACGTCTTCGAGCTCCGTGCCCGGGTCGAGGGGATGGCCGCACGCCGGGCCGCCGACAGCATCACCGAGGACGAGCTCGACCACCTCGAGGCGCTCGCCGAGCAGATCGCCCTCTTCGCCCTGCCCGGGCCATCGCAGGACCTCGACGCCGTCTACGAGCTCAACGCCCGGTTCCACCAGGGCCTGGCGGTGGCCACCCGCTCCTCGACGGTGGCCGCCACGATCGACGGGTTGTTCCACACCGTCGCGGTCCTGCGCACCCTCAGCGGGTTCGACGAGGCCGCCGTCCGCCGTTCGGTGGCCCACCATCTGGAGATCGTGGCCGCCCTGCGGGCCCGGGACGGCGCGTGGGCGGAGAGCGTCATGCGCAGCCACCTCCTCAACGCCCGCGCCTCGGTCCTCGGACCGCGGACGACCACCCCCGCCCCCGACCGGAGCCACACCATCCCATGA
- a CDS encoding histidine phosphatase family protein, with the protein MPTLYVLRHATTGETRRAFPSSCGREGEDGGVELDLPGHRAARSLADHLPHADVVWSSWATRAVQTATLAVREPDERSGDLAEASFGEWAGRTVADVDATAPAQLRSWMADVDATPPGGESFAAVRTRARRVLEGAAAVDGTVVAVSHGGFVRALVTEVLGAPSSAAWGLQLAPASVTVLTGDGDPDHWQLVMVGWRPTLPEAIS; encoded by the coding sequence GTGCCCACCCTCTACGTGCTGCGACACGCCACCACCGGAGAGACCCGGCGGGCGTTCCCGTCGTCGTGCGGCCGCGAGGGCGAGGACGGTGGTGTCGAGCTCGACCTCCCGGGTCATCGCGCCGCACGGTCGTTGGCCGATCACCTGCCCCACGCCGACGTCGTGTGGTCCTCCTGGGCGACCCGAGCGGTGCAGACCGCCACCCTCGCCGTCCGCGAGCCCGACGAACGGTCCGGGGACCTGGCCGAGGCGTCCTTCGGGGAGTGGGCCGGCCGCACGGTCGCCGACGTCGACGCGACCGCACCGGCGCAGCTGCGCAGCTGGATGGCCGACGTCGACGCCACGCCCCCGGGAGGCGAGTCCTTCGCGGCCGTGCGCACGCGGGCACGCCGGGTGCTGGAGGGCGCGGCCGCCGTCGACGGGACCGTCGTGGCCGTCTCCCACGGCGGCTTCGTCCGTGCGCTCGTCACCGAGGTGCTGGGCGCCCCGAGCAGCGCGGCCTGGGGTCTGCAGCTGGCCCCCGCCTCGGTGACCGTGCTGACCGGTGACGGCGACCCGGACCACTGGCAGCTCGTCATGGTCGGCTGGCGACCGACCCTCCCCGAGGCCATCTCGTGA
- a CDS encoding CaiB/BaiF CoA transferase family protein, giving the protein MTTDVHTDGTPMPLEDLRVIELGQLLAGPFCGQLLGDFGADVIKVEDPGRGDPMRQWGREKPHGKSLWWPVVARNKRSVTCDLRTEAGQDLVRRLVADADILIENFRPGTLERWGLAPEDLWTVNPRLIVTRVTGFGQTGPYAPRPGYGSIGEAMGGIRHVIGDPDKPPARAGISLGDSLAATFACLGTLVALHHRHTTGRGQVVDSAIYEAVLALMESLLPEWEVAGYQRERTGSVLPNVAPSNAYPTRDGEMVLVAANQDTVFTRLAKVMDQPELATDDRFATHSARGANAALLDDMIAEWTSTIDADDLLRRLADGAVPAGRIFRAKDMLADPHFAAREAVVRVAHPEFGDIPMQNVAPRLTASPGRVRRPGPALGEHTDEVLRNLLGMDDAAIATLRDDGVI; this is encoded by the coding sequence ATGACCACCGATGTGCACACCGACGGCACCCCGATGCCGCTGGAGGACCTGCGGGTCATCGAGCTCGGACAGCTGCTCGCTGGCCCGTTCTGCGGGCAGCTGCTCGGCGACTTCGGCGCGGACGTCATCAAGGTCGAGGACCCCGGACGCGGCGACCCCATGCGCCAGTGGGGCCGCGAGAAGCCGCACGGCAAGTCGCTGTGGTGGCCCGTCGTCGCCCGGAACAAGCGCTCGGTGACCTGTGACCTGCGGACCGAGGCCGGCCAGGACCTGGTCCGCAGGCTCGTGGCCGACGCCGACATCCTGATCGAGAACTTCCGGCCCGGGACGCTGGAGCGCTGGGGGCTGGCGCCCGAGGACCTCTGGACCGTCAACCCGCGGCTGATCGTGACCCGCGTCACCGGGTTCGGCCAGACCGGCCCCTACGCCCCCCGTCCGGGCTACGGCTCCATCGGCGAGGCGATGGGGGGCATCCGCCACGTCATCGGCGACCCCGACAAGCCACCCGCCCGGGCTGGCATCTCCCTCGGCGACTCCCTCGCGGCCACGTTCGCATGCCTCGGCACGCTCGTGGCGCTGCACCACCGGCACACGACGGGGCGGGGCCAGGTCGTCGACTCCGCGATCTACGAAGCGGTGCTGGCCCTGATGGAGTCCCTGCTGCCCGAGTGGGAGGTCGCCGGCTACCAGCGCGAACGAACCGGGTCGGTCCTGCCCAACGTCGCCCCCTCCAACGCCTATCCGACGCGGGACGGCGAGATGGTCCTCGTGGCTGCCAACCAGGACACGGTCTTCACGCGGCTGGCCAAGGTCATGGACCAGCCCGAGCTGGCGACCGACGACCGCTTCGCCACCCACTCCGCCAGAGGCGCCAACGCGGCCCTGCTGGACGACATGATCGCGGAGTGGACGTCGACCATCGACGCCGACGACCTGCTCCGGCGGCTTGCCGACGGCGCGGTCCCGGCCGGCCGCATCTTCCGCGCCAAGGACATGCTGGCCGACCCGCACTTCGCCGCCCGGGAGGCCGTCGTCCGCGTCGCCCATCCCGAGTTCGGCGACATCCCGATGCAGAACGTGGCCCCCCGGCTGACGGCGTCCCCCGGCCGTGTCCGACGGCCCGGACCCGCGCTCGGGGAGCACACCGACGAGGTGCTCCGGAACCTCCTCGGCATGGACGACGCCGCCATCGCAACGCTCCGCGACGACGGCGTCATCTGA
- a CDS encoding hydroxymethylglutaryl-CoA lyase, whose protein sequence is MAELHVVEVGPRDGLQNEAVVLDPVTRSAFVSRLVAAGHHRIETVSFVHPERVPQMAGAEEVMAAVPRVGPDGRAVSHIGLVLNERGLERAIAAGVDEVNLVAVTTETFNQRNQGAGLDAVLDATARMVERAGQARVSSTVTVAAAFGCPFEGEVTTEQVLRVVEAVLPAGPDEIALADTIGVGVPADVRRLVGAVRDITDVPLRVHLHNTRNTGYANAWAAVEAGVVAIDASAGGFGGCPFAPAATGNIATEDLVYLLGRSGLDVGLVVEDLVDPASWIAAALGADRTPALLGRAGTFPS, encoded by the coding sequence ATGGCTGAACTGCATGTCGTGGAAGTCGGGCCGCGCGACGGCCTGCAGAACGAGGCGGTCGTGCTCGACCCCGTCACCCGGTCGGCGTTCGTGTCACGGCTCGTCGCGGCCGGTCACCATCGGATCGAGACCGTCAGCTTCGTCCACCCCGAGCGGGTCCCGCAGATGGCCGGTGCCGAGGAGGTCATGGCGGCAGTCCCCAGGGTGGGCCCGGACGGCCGGGCGGTCAGCCACATCGGGCTGGTCCTCAACGAGCGGGGCCTGGAACGGGCCATCGCTGCGGGGGTCGACGAGGTCAACCTCGTGGCCGTCACGACCGAGACGTTCAACCAGCGGAACCAGGGTGCCGGGCTCGACGCCGTGCTCGACGCCACGGCCCGCATGGTGGAACGCGCGGGACAGGCGCGCGTGTCGTCGACCGTGACCGTGGCCGCCGCGTTCGGCTGCCCGTTCGAGGGCGAGGTCACCACCGAGCAGGTGCTCCGCGTCGTCGAGGCCGTCCTGCCCGCTGGCCCCGACGAGATCGCGCTGGCCGACACCATCGGCGTGGGCGTGCCCGCCGACGTCCGACGCCTCGTCGGCGCGGTCCGCGACATCACCGACGTGCCGCTACGGGTCCACCTGCACAACACCCGCAACACCGGATACGCCAACGCATGGGCTGCGGTCGAGGCCGGGGTCGTCGCCATCGACGCCAGCGCCGGTGGGTTCGGGGGCTGCCCGTTCGCACCGGCGGCGACCGGGAACATCGCGACCGAGGACCTCGTCTACCTGCTCGGCCGCTCCGGTCTGGACGTCGGCCTCGTGGTGGAGGATCTCGTCGACCCGGCCAGCTGGATCGCCGCGGCGCTCGGGGCGGATCGCACCCCTGCGCTGCTCGGGCGGGCCGGCACGTTCCCCAGCTGA